The Lewinellaceae bacterium nucleotide sequence AATGCTTATATAACCAAAATCAAAAGCGATGCAGATAACAGCTAAAGACACGGCCGATTTTTACAACAGCCTGTTTTTTGATGAAGAAAAGAACCTGGTGGAGCCCCATGTTTCCCTTTTCATCAAAAGCGGGGAAAATCAACTGGTTATCCCAGACATAAAAATTACTGCCAAAAAAGAATTTCACCAGATCATTCTTGATTTCCACAACCGACTGTTAAAAAATGGGCCATTGGTATTGGAAGAGGCTGCAGAGCCTCCGAAGTCGGAAACGCCCCTGATCGACTTCAAAAGGGTGGAATACCGCGACAACGCCTATTTTGTGGAACAGCTCGATCTGGAGACGTTCAGGATCCTCAATGAAGAAAGGACTAAAGAGATCAGTTTGAAGAGTCCAACGGCAAAGGCCATCATCAAAAGATTTAAAGAAGCATTTTAAAAAGGTTGATTGATTTACAAGGCCCTCACCGCCCGGTGATGGGCCTTTTTTCGTTTTTATACCCATCATTCGCCCCGTGTCGGTTTATCGCCTTCTATCGCTTTGCCCGAGGATGTAATTTAACATTGTGTTTTATTACGCAAACGATTTTTCATAAAATACAATTCGTATGTACAATCAAAGAGTTGCAAGGCGAGTAAATAAAGTTCCTGCAAATATTCAAATGATCAACAGCCCGACGGTCGTACCCGTCTCTAAGGAGGTTGGTCCTTCCGTACCTGCCGATCCTTATATCTCCCTGACGGTAGATACTACCGATGCCGGTATTTTGGCCCCTGTGACTGTTGTTTTGTTTGATGCCTCAATGGGCTATCAACTGGCCAATAGTTTTGCCATGAACCCACTCATCAAGATCGTAGGGAATACCGCGGTTTATCAGTTCATCCTGAACGACCTTGGATCAAGCAACGGAAGTTACTTCGACACCATCCAGCAAAGGATTGATGATGAAAACGTGGCCATGACCCAATTCGGTCACCCAATCGAGATCCACGAATCCACCAAGGGCAGTCGTCCGAGGTTGCTTCAAACCATCCATCCGGGAATGGGTATCCACGAAGGGCAGTATCAGAAGGGTATCAATACCTTTTCTTTCCCTTTCACCGTAGGCAACAGGACCGCATTTGTATATGTCCAGGAACCTGGTATCAAGATCACCTGGGGATTCTACCAAAAGGCAGAACTGGGACGTATCAAGTAATCCGATTGCATAAATCGAAAAAAAAGCGATATGCTTTTACAAAATAATCCAACCTACTCAGGGTATTACAACCCGTGGGAAGGTCAAGGCGATACAATTGACACAGGTGGCGGATTTTCTTCCCCTGCGGATGCTCCTTCCGGTTTTTGGGACTGGTGGGGGGACCATGGAGATGAAGCAACAGATTTCGGCAAAAGTATTTTATGTATGATAAAACCGGAAACTTGCCGTCAAAATAGCGGCTATCCGCCATCTGGTCAACCAGCGCAAAACAATACCATTATGTATGTCTTGCTGGGGATTGTAGTCGTTTTGTTGATTGTTTTCATGTTCAAAAAGTAATAGAATGAACAATAATCTTTCTGTAAAAAACTCAGCGATCAGGCAGTTAAATGCCAATAAAGGATATGCAGCCACCTCAGAGGTTCCTGGTAAGGAAACCGTTGAAGCCATTGCAGCCGGATCACAAATCGAAAACAATCAGGGCTGGGACTGGAAGAAATTTGTCAACGGCACCACGGAGAAACGCACCTATTGGATTGCGGCAGGGATTTCCCTGGCATTGATCGTGTTGTTTATCCTGGCCGTCAAATACCGTTTTATCAAACTTTAAGGGCATGAGAATAACGCTAAACTGGTATATCATTGGCATTATTGCCATTATTCTAATAATCTTCATCCGGGCCTTTGATGTAGATCAGCTACTCGGTAGGGATTCGGATTAAAAAAATTTATACAATGAAAAATTTGCATTGGGCAGTACAGTTCATCCTTTTGTTTGCAGTCATTACAGCGGCCTTTTACGCTGGTGATGTCCTTCTCGAAAAGAGATATGCCAAAAACCTGCCGGCAGGGGAATAACATTCATTCAAAAAAAGAATAGATCATGTTGGAAGACTTATTCACCATCGAAAACGGCAAGGTAAAATTCACCGTAAATGTGGCCTTCGATCCGGTCAGTGCCTTATGGCTCGCAGGTGCCATTTTTGTCGGTCTGGTGCTGGCTCTTTTGATTTATTCCAAAATTCGCTAAACGATGAAAAGCATTTTTGTCGGTGGAATAGGTGTTTTAGGGCTTGGTTTACTGCTTTGGTATTTTTTGAAACCTCAGAAAGAAGGCAGCGACGACGCCGGAAATACCTGCATTAAAGTGAACCGCGAAAAGTTCAAGGTCAGGTGGATGGAAGACAACATTCCGGGCGGAATAATCGGGAATATTGCAAAAAGTATCTTCGGTTCTTCCGATCCAAAATTTGGCAATATAGTCAGCGGATTTTTTAAGTCTATCGATGTATATCCGTCGGAAGGAGCTGGAAAGTATTACAAAAACCAGATCACAGCCTATTACAATAGCCCTAACGGACTTCCCAGGTGGGAGGTGGTACAGGGGGAGCTGGCTTGTGATTCATTTTAAAAAATTATCATTATGGCAATCGAAAAATTTGGTTCCGGTGCTTATCAGGATTATTTCAAAATCAAAGGAAGCGGAACAACGCAGTCCATTGCCGCATTCGTCCAGGACATCGACGATGGCGGAACCGATGCGATTGAAGAAATTTACCAGGGAGCTAACCAGGGCATGGTCCTGACTTCCGGTGGAAATGTAGTGTCAATCACCGAATTCGTAAAATATGCGGAACTCGGCGGAACGGATACCATAACGGGCCAACTAATCGGTGCCGGGTCAAATGTAATTGTGGACGGAGGAGTGATGAAGAACCTGGTAGAAAAACAATCCGGCAATATCCAGGTACTCGAAGAAGGTCCTGAGATCAGCCTTTTAGAAACAGATGAACCCAGCGGCGACCTATCAGGAGGCGAGGATCCAGAAGCCAGCGATGAGCCGGAGTAGTTGAGGGGCCAAGATGCCCCTTAATTGATTTTTTTTCAAAAGTAAAATTTAAACTGTCATGAGTTTATCAAATTTGACAAGTAATAAAGTGGTCCAGGTGCTTTTTGTTATCGCTGCAGTATTAAGCATAATTGTGGCAGTAAAAACCCTGAGTAAAAAGAAATGCAGTTGCAATGATGACCAAGACCTAACTCCAATTGAAACTTAATCCGAAAATATTATTCTTTGTCCTGGTCATTGTCTTACTGTCGGTCGTGGTGTACTACAACCTTGGAATTGGTATCAAAAATATCACCAAATTCCTGCCAAAACACCCGACAAAACAATTTGACAAAAGGAGTTTAACTGTGATAACGGAGGCCGTGGTTCATCACACGGGCACAGATAGCAAAAGTACAACGATTGAAAGCATTGCAAAATATCACGTTGAACCCGGCAATCATATTTGTGACGATGGATGCCCCGGAATTTCTTATCATTTTATGATAAAACCAAACGGGACCATTTACCAGGTAAACGAATTGGAAACGGTAAGTTATCAGTGTGGCGGTTGTAATTACAATACTATCGGCATTTGCCTGAT carries:
- a CDS encoding N-acetylmuramoyl-L-alanine amidase, which produces MKLNPKILFFVLVIVLLSVVVYYNLGIGIKNITKFLPKHPTKQFDKRSLTVITEAVVHHTGTDSKSTTIESIAKYHVEPGNHICDDGCPGISYHFMIKPNGTIYQVNELETVSYQCGGCNYNTIGICLIGNFNEEVPTEKALKAVAKTIKYVNRRLGRSLAISAHYDHKSTSCPGDNTNMDKIIEMVYPMA